A part of Gossypium hirsutum isolate 1008001.06 chromosome A07, Gossypium_hirsutum_v2.1, whole genome shotgun sequence genomic DNA contains:
- the LOC107955658 gene encoding serine/threonine protein phosphatase 2A 59 kDa regulatory subunit B' gamma isoform encodes MIKQIFGKLPRKPSKSSHNDSNGDGGVHDNSSLNSALGPNSLNNSKPGSASSKPSNSSRSNNGPLNSHSSTSNKSNHGKKTASLASQAGPISASGVYEALPSFRDVPSSEKQNLFLKKLSLCYVVFDFSDPSKNLREKEIKRQTLLELVDYISSVSSKFNEVAMQEVTRMVAANLFRTFPSPNHDSKILEMYDMEDEEPAMDPAWPHLQIVYELLLRFVVSPETDAKLAKRYVDHPFVLKLLDLFDSDDQREREYLKTILHRIYGKFMVHRPFIRKAINNIFYRFIFETEKHNGIAELLEILGSIINGFALPLKEEHKLFLVRALIPLHKPKCVSMYHQQLSYCITQFVEKDFKLADTVIRGLLKYWPVTNSSKEVMFLGELEEVLEATQTAEFQRCMVPLFRQIGRCLNSLHFQVAERALFLWNNDHIRNLITQNRTVILPIIFPALERNTRGHWNPAVQSLTLNVRKIFSDADQAIFDECLARYQEDEAKQKELQEKRELTWKRLEDVAASKVVSNEAVMVSKSISSIAIDKGTAPKATASR; translated from the exons ATGATCAAGCAAATATTTGGAAAGCTACCTCGAAAACCATCCAAATCATCCCACAATGACTCAAATGGTGATGGAGGAGTCCATGATAATTCCTCTTTGAATTCTGCTCTAGGTCCCAATTCTTTGAACAATTCAAAACCCGGTTCGGCTTCTTCCAAGCCCTCCAATTCATCACGTTCCAACAATGGGCCTCTTAATTCACATTCTTCCACTTCAAATAAATCGAATCACGGGAAGAAAACAGCCTCTCTTGCAAGCCAAGCTGGTCCTATATCAGCTTCAGGGGTTTATGAGGCTTTGCCCAGTTTCCGGGATGTCCCTAGCTCAGAAAAGCAGAATCTTTTCCTTAAGAAGCTGAGTCTGTGTTATGTGGTTTTCGATTTTAGTGATCCCTCTAAGAACCTTAGGGAAAAGGAGATAAAAAGGCAGACGTTGTTGGAGCTTGTTGATTATATATCGTCTGTTTCATCCAAGTTCAATGAGGTCGCAATGCAAGAGGTTACGAGAATGGTGGCTGCTAATCTATTTCGAACATTCCCATCTCCGAATCATGATAGCAAGATTTTAGAAATGTATGATATGGAAGATGAAGAACCGGCCATGGATCCTGCTTGGCCGCATCTTCAGATTGTCTATGAACTTctacttagatttgtggtctcaccAGAGACTGATGCTAAGCTTGCTAAGAGATACGTCGACCATCCATTTGTGTTGAAACTGTTGGATTTGTTTGATTCAGATGATCAAAGAGAAAGGGAGTATCTAAAGACGATTCTACATCGGATTTATGGGAAGTTCATGGTCCATCGGCCCTTCATTAGAAAAGCCATCAACAATATCTTCTACAGGTTTATTTTTGAGACAGAAAAGCACAATGGTATTGCTGAATTGCTTGAAATCTTGGGCAGCATAATAAATGGGTTTGCTTTGCCGTTGAAGGAAGAGCACAAGCTCTTCTTGGTCCGAGCGCTCATTCCTCTTCACAAGCCTAAGTGTGTGTCTATGTACCATCAGCAACTTTCTTATTGCATTACTCAGTTTGTTGAGAAAGACTTCAAGTTGGCTGATACCGTCATCAGAGGCCTTCTAAAGTATTGGCCTGTAACTAATAGTTCAAAGGAGGTAATGTTCCTTGGAGAGTTGGAAGAAGTTCTTGAAGCTACTCAGACAGCAGAATTCCAACGCTGCATGGTTCCTCTTTTCCGACAGATTGGCCGATGCCTCAACAGCTTGCATTTTCAG GTAGCAGAACGTGCATTGTTTTTGTGGAACAATGATCACATAAGAAACCTCATCACCCAGAACCGCACAGTAATACTTCCAATAATCTTCCCAGCGTTGGAGAGAAACACACGTGGTCATTGGAATCCAGCTGTTCAGAGCCTTACATTGAATGTCCGGAAGATATTCTCAGATGCTGATCAAGCGATCTTTGATGAATGTTTGGCCAGATACCAAGAAGATGAAGCAAAGCAAAAAGAGCTGCAGGAGAAGCGGGAACTAACCTGGAAGCGGTTGGAAGATGTGGCTGCATCTAAAGTTGTAAGCAATGAGGCTGTAATGGTTTCAAAATCCATCTCTTCCATTGCCATTGACAAGGGCACAGCTCCAAAGGCAACGGCAAGTCGATGA
- the LOC121231794 gene encoding chromatin remodeling protein EBS has product MAKTKPGKKDLDSYAIKGTNKVVRPGDCVLMRPSDSDKPPYVARVEKIEADHRNNVKVRVRWYYRPEESIGGRRQFHGAKELFLSDHYDVQSAHTIEGKCIVHTFKNYTKLENVGAEDYFCRFEYKAATGGFTPDRVAVYCKCEMPYNPDDLMVQCEGCKDWFHPSCMEMTIEEAKRLDHFLCSDCTSEDAAKDL; this is encoded by the exons ATGGCCAAGACCAAACCTGGCAAGAAGGACCTTGATTCCTACGCTATCAAAGGCACCAACAAAGTTGTTCGTC CTGGTGATTGCGTGCTGATGAGACCGTCGGACTCCGATAAGCCACCGTACGTGGCTCGTGTAGAGAAGATCGAGGCCGACCATCGGAACAATGTGAAGGTTCGAGTTCGATGGTACTATCGGCCGGAGGAGTCTATTGGGGGGAGAAGACAGTTCCATGGAGCCAAGGAGCTCTTTTTATCAGACCATTATGATGTGCAAAGTGCCCACACCATTGAAGGAAAGTGTATCGTCCACACTTTCAAAAACTACactaagcttgaaaatgttggtGCTGAAGATTACTTTTGTAGGTTCGAATATAAGGCCGCCACCGGTGGTTTCACTCCGGACCGGGTGGCAGT GTATTGCAAATGTGAGATGCCATATAACCCGGATGACCTTATGGTGCAATGCGAAGGATGCAAGGATTG GTTTCATCCATCCTGCATGGAGATGACCATCGAAGAAGCAAAAAGATTGGATCACTTTTTATGTTCTGATTGTACTTCAGAGGATGCTGCAAAAGATCTATGA
- the LOC107955656 gene encoding uncharacterized protein, with the protein MAIMISTASLGYLSFKRPNRSNNGVGATSGSGVKAMRAEKPLEELYSVRVERKVPKERLTELGVSRWSVWKTGKCKLAWDWQVDQLVYIEEGEVRVVPEGSDRFMQFVAGDLVRYPKWFEADLYFNGPYQERYSFRAYGDDQ; encoded by the coding sequence ATGGCAATCATGATATCTACAGCAAGTCTTGGCTACCTCTCTTTCAAGAGACCCAACAGGTCCAACAATGGTGTTGGGGCAACTTCAGGCAGTGGAGTAAAAGCAATGCGAGCGGAGAAACCATTAGAGGAACTTTACAGTGTGAGGGTTGAAAGGAAAGTGCCAAAAGAGCGACTGACAGAGCTTGGGGTTTCAAGATGGTCAGTATGGAAGACAGGGAAGTGTAAATTGGCATGGGACTGGCAAGTTGATCAGCTGGTATACATAGAGGAAGGGGAAGTAAGGGTAGTCCCTGAAGGCAGTGACCGGTTTATGCAATTTGTTGCAGGGGACCTTGTCCGTTATCCCAAGTGGTTCGAAGCTGATCTTTACTTCAATGGTCCATACCAAGAGCGCTATAGTTTCCGAGCTTACGGAGATGATCAGTAA